From the genome of Aspergillus fumigatus Af293 chromosome 1, whole genome shotgun sequence, one region includes:
- the elfA gene encoding glutathione S-transferase family protein has protein sequence MSFGTIYSYPNNPRVMKILAAANLNNLSISTPAFSFGTDNRTPEFLAKFPFGKVPAFEGTDGTKLVESDAIAQYVAESGPAAAQLLGTKPVERAAIRQWIAFADGEIQSPVIPLVLPRIGLAAFDEAVEKKNLEKLERSLAYLEGHLSGRNWIATEEKLSLADITVVSALYWAFSTVIDREMRQKYPVVVSWYEKTIESEGVKQAFGEKKFIEKREIPKA, from the exons ATGTCTTTCGGAACAATCTACTCCTACCCCAACAACCCGAGGGTCATGAAG ATCCTCGCCGCTGCCAACCTCAACAACCTCTCAATCTCAACCCCCGCCTTCAGCTTCGGCACGGACAACCGCACCCCCGAATTTCTCGCCAAGTTCCCCTTCGGCAAAGTCCCCGCCTTCGAAGGCACAGACGGCACCAAGCTCGTTGAGTCCGACGCTATCGCGCAGTACGTCGCCGAGAGTGGCCCCGCCGCTGCACAGTTGCTGGGTACCAAGCCCGTCGAGCGCGCGGCTATCCGTCAGTGGATCGCTTTCGCCGATGGGGAGATCCAGAGCCCTGTGATTCCCCTAGTTCTGCCCCGCATTGGGCTTGCGGCGTTTGATGAGGCcgtcgagaagaagaacctggagaagttggagagGTCATTGGCGTACTTGGAGGGCCACCTCAGCGGCCGCAACTGGATTGCTaccgaggagaagctgagTCTGGCCGATATCACTGTTGTTTCGGCCCTCTACTGGGCCTTCTCCACTGTGATTGACCGCGAGATGCGCCAGAAGTACCCCGTCGTCGTCTCTTGGTACGAGAAGACCATCGAGAGCGAGGGTGTCAAGCAGGCCTTTGGTGAGAAGAAGTTCATCGAAAAGCGTGAGATTCCCAAGGCTTGA
- a CDS encoding F-box domain protein, which translates to MPEKDTPRPKTTLLCLPPELHLLISTYLSFPAIVHFRITCAYLYSLLPPLTHAQLLLAETTEFALSKDIYACRYCLRLRPASRFADRMRRRRRGKFGRDAEKRFCVECGLQPRKGTDGEARYGPGAQMRIDGVPYVICITCRRFGPMYAGGILCQECGLERERVRRRELLLLKERELGLYPETTDDG; encoded by the coding sequence ATGCCAGAGAAGGATACCCCCAGGCCAAAAACAACTCTGCTCTGTCTCCCTCCCgaactccatctcctcatcagcacCTACCTCTCATTCCCCGCCATCGTCCATTTTCGCATCACATGCGCATATCTGTACTCTCTCCTCCCACCGCTTACGCACGCGCAACTTCTCCTAGCTGAAACCACCGAGTTCGCTCTATCCAAGGACATCTACGCATGTCGGTACTGCCTGCGTCTGCGCCCTGCATCGCGCTTCGCGGATCGGATGCGCCGACGCAGACGGGGCAAGTTCGGTCGGGACGCGGAGAAGCGGTTCTGTGTTGAGTGTGGGTTGCAGCCGAGGAAAGGGACGGATGGGGAGGCGAGGTATGGGCCTGGTGCGCAGATGCGGATCGATGGGGTTCCGTATGTGATCTGTATCACTTGTCGGAGGTTTGGGCCGATGTATGCGGGTGGGATTCTGTGTCAAGAATGTGggctggagagggagagggTGCGGCGGCGGGAATTATTACTACTAAAGGAGAGAGAGTTGGGTCTATACCCCGAGACTACGGATGACGGGTAA